A genomic stretch from Fimbriimonadia bacterium includes:
- a CDS encoding PEP-CTERM sorting domain-containing protein (PEP-CTERM proteins occur, often in large numbers, in the proteomes of bacteria that also encode an exosortase, a predicted intramembrane cysteine proteinase. The presence of a PEP-CTERM domain at a protein's C-terminus predicts cleavage within the sorting domain, followed by covalent anchoring to some some component of the (usually Gram-negative) cell surface. Many PEP-CTERM proteins exhibit an unusual sequence composition that includes large numbers of potential glycosylation sites. Expression of one such protein has been shown restore the ability of a bacterium to form floc, a type of biofilm.), translating to RCWNDLFVNDVNLIAGVGVTNYSGVQVCDLNDRGDVLWTVADPTTLKWSLYLSSPIPEPGGAALVAAALLLMAVARRRRSRRGSERDA from the coding sequence CGCGCTGCTGGAACGACCTCTTCGTCAACGACGTGAACCTGATCGCCGGGGTGGGAGTGACGAACTACAGCGGCGTCCAGGTGTGCGACCTGAACGACCGAGGCGACGTGCTCTGGACGGTGGCCGACCCCACCACGCTCAAGTGGTCTCTCTACCTCTCCTCCCCCATCCCGGAGCCGGGGGGTGCGGCACTGGTAGCCGCCGCGCTGCTGCTCATGGCCGTCGCTCGGCGCAGGAGGTCACGCAGGGGCAGCGAGCGGGATGCGTGA